One region of Desulforamulus hydrothermalis Lam5 = DSM 18033 genomic DNA includes:
- a CDS encoding shikimate dehydrogenase, with amino-acid sequence MGLPEINGKTKVCGLFGWPVEHSFSPAMHNAAYAGLGLNWVYVPYSVPPNCLRQAVEGMRALGLAGANVTVPHKQSIIPLLDKVDTAARIMGAVNTVRLEQGKLVGYNTDGPGFIQFLAAEANFSPQGKRVLLVGAGGAARAVAVALAGAGAAAIYITNRTPEKAEQLARDVAQAGQLTTRVLPWGRQLPGTVVAEVDLVIQTTPLGMGARSDQVPEFPFTALQPGQLVCDLIYNPNRTLFLQMAAARGATVFNGLGMLLYQGVLAFELWTGLPAPVAIMREALLKQVSGGEER; translated from the coding sequence ATGGGTTTACCTGAAATTAACGGAAAAACAAAAGTGTGCGGATTATTTGGCTGGCCGGTAGAACATTCCTTCTCCCCGGCTATGCACAATGCTGCTTATGCCGGATTAGGACTTAACTGGGTGTATGTACCTTACAGCGTACCCCCCAACTGTCTGAGACAGGCGGTAGAAGGTATGCGTGCCTTGGGTTTGGCGGGGGCAAATGTGACGGTGCCACACAAACAGAGCATCATCCCCCTGCTGGACAAAGTTGATACGGCGGCTCGGATTATGGGAGCGGTCAATACCGTTCGCCTTGAACAGGGTAAGCTGGTTGGCTATAACACAGATGGGCCGGGCTTTATTCAATTTTTAGCTGCTGAAGCAAACTTCTCGCCCCAGGGTAAAAGAGTTTTATTGGTGGGCGCCGGCGGGGCAGCCCGGGCAGTGGCGGTTGCTCTGGCCGGAGCCGGCGCGGCAGCCATTTACATAACCAACCGGACGCCGGAAAAAGCTGAGCAGCTGGCACGGGATGTGGCCCAAGCCGGTCAGTTAACAACCAGGGTGCTTCCCTGGGGCCGCCAATTGCCCGGAACAGTGGTGGCAGAGGTGGATTTGGTGATCCAAACCACCCCTTTGGGCATGGGTGCCCGCTCCGATCAGGTGCCGGAGTTTCCTTTTACTGCCTTGCAGCCCGGGCAATTAGTATGCGACCTGATCTATAACCCGAACAGAACGTTGTTTCTGCAAATGGCGGCCGCTCGAGGGGCAACTGTATTTAACGGCCTGGGCATGCTGCTTTACCAGGGAGTGTTAGCCTTTGAGCTGTGGACCGGCTTGCCGGCGCCGGTGGCGATTATGCGGGAAGCACTGCTGAAACAGGTTTCCGGAGGAGAGGAGAGGTAA
- the aroC gene encoding chorismate synthase, with protein sequence MLRFLTAGESHGPALTAIVEGMVSGLPVTDEYINKQLARRQSGYGRGGRMQIERDRVTFLSGVRGGLTTGSPITLQVVNQDWVNWSDIMAPGPQARLNERVVSRPRPGHADLPGAIKYNQRDIRNILERSSARETAARVAVGSLARRLLEELDISIVGYVCRIGTVEATRQENPDLPKLLESLANSQLLCPDPQAEAEMVKEIDQAKAEGDSLGGVFEIHAYGVPPGLGSHVHWDRKLDSRLAGALMSVQAIKGVEIGHGFAAAAAPGSQVHDQIYYAANQGFYRRTNRAGGIEGGISNGMPIVVRAAMKPIPTLYKPLLSVDLHTKEPYQASVERSDVCAVPAACVVGEAVVAWELAAALAEKFGGDSLAEIKERVNRWRQLVRQV encoded by the coding sequence TTGTTGCGATTTTTAACGGCCGGCGAATCCCACGGCCCGGCCTTGACAGCCATAGTGGAAGGTATGGTGTCAGGATTGCCTGTTACGGATGAGTATATTAATAAACAATTGGCCAGACGCCAGAGTGGTTATGGCCGGGGCGGGCGGATGCAAATTGAACGGGATCGGGTAACATTTTTATCCGGTGTCCGGGGCGGCCTGACTACCGGCAGTCCCATTACTTTGCAAGTGGTTAACCAAGATTGGGTTAACTGGTCAGACATCATGGCGCCGGGGCCGCAAGCCCGCCTGAATGAGCGGGTGGTTAGCCGGCCCAGGCCCGGTCACGCGGATTTGCCCGGGGCCATTAAATACAACCAGCGGGATATTCGCAACATTTTAGAAAGATCCAGCGCCCGGGAAACAGCTGCCCGGGTTGCGGTAGGCAGCCTGGCCCGCCGTTTATTGGAAGAATTAGACATAAGCATTGTAGGTTATGTCTGCCGCATCGGAACGGTAGAAGCGACCCGGCAAGAAAACCCGGATCTGCCGAAGTTGCTTGAAAGCCTTGCCAACTCACAGCTGCTTTGTCCGGATCCCCAGGCCGAGGCAGAAATGGTTAAAGAAATTGACCAAGCCAAGGCAGAGGGCGATTCGTTGGGTGGCGTTTTTGAAATTCATGCCTACGGCGTGCCGCCGGGATTAGGCAGCCATGTTCACTGGGATCGCAAGTTAGACAGCCGGCTGGCGGGAGCTCTTATGTCTGTTCAGGCCATTAAGGGTGTGGAAATCGGTCATGGTTTTGCGGCAGCGGCGGCGCCCGGTTCCCAGGTGCATGACCAGATTTACTATGCTGCCAACCAGGGGTTTTACCGGCGTACAAACAGGGCCGGCGGCATTGAAGGGGGAATTAGCAACGGGATGCCTATTGTGGTGCGGGCGGCCATGAAACCCATCCCTACCCTATATAAGCCTTTGCTCAGCGTTGATCTGCATACCAAGGAGCCCTATCAGGCTTCGGTGGAAAGATCAGATGTTTGCGCTGTACCTGCTGCCTGTGTGGTGGGAGAAGCAGTGGTGGCCTGGGAACTGGCGGCAGCTCTGGCGGAGAAATTTGGCGGTGACAGCCTGGCTGAAATAAAAGAAAGGGTTAACCGGTGGCGACAACTGGTTAGGCAGGTGTAA
- a CDS encoding shikimate kinase, producing the protein MKNIVLIGFMGTGKSTVGRALAKRLGYRFIDTDYAIEQITGLTVEQIFRKHGVKRFRGEEVLLARKLAAQENLVIATGGGMVLDPENVKMLRQNGFLVCLAASSETICRRVRNKRTRPLLARGNLHRRVASLLEERKGAYQTADFTVNTDDKSPDEIVNIIYQTLLERGVLGEKN; encoded by the coding sequence ATGAAAAATATTGTTTTAATCGGCTTTATGGGTACCGGCAAATCCACTGTTGGGCGGGCGCTGGCTAAACGATTGGGTTACCGGTTTATTGATACCGATTATGCCATTGAACAAATTACCGGGCTGACAGTGGAGCAGATTTTCCGCAAACATGGCGTAAAACGTTTTCGGGGTGAGGAAGTACTGCTGGCCAGAAAACTGGCTGCTCAGGAGAACCTGGTGATAGCCACCGGCGGCGGTATGGTGTTGGACCCCGAGAATGTCAAAATGCTCCGGCAAAATGGTTTTCTGGTTTGTTTGGCTGCATCCTCGGAGACCATTTGCCGGCGGGTGCGCAACAAAAGAACCCGCCCCCTGTTAGCCAGGGGAAACTTGCACCGGCGGGTGGCAAGCTTGCTGGAAGAACGCAAAGGAGCCTACCAAACGGCGGACTTCACAGTTAATACAGATGACAAAAGTCCGGATGAGATAGTTAACATAATATACCAAACTCTGCTGGAGAGGGGGGTGCTGGGTGAGAAAAATTAA
- the aroB gene encoding 3-dehydroquinate synthase → MRKINLALGERSYPIYLEDGGLNRLGYYLQQLPLEKKALLITDSNVYPLYGEKVAAVMRQAGFQVAVARVPAGEQAKTLEQAARLYDLAFDAGLDRSCPVVALGGGVVGDLAGFVAATYMRGVPFIQVPTTLLAQVDSSVGGKVAVNHPRGKNIIGAFYQPRLVLIDVATLQTLPARQLKAGLAEVIKYGVIWDGEFFQWLENNGVRLLAQDRDALQYVIETCCRIKAAVVEQDETEQGRRAILNYGHTVGHAVEALTGYDAFLHGEAVAIGMVIAARMAVQQGLLGYREYHRIKQLIALAELPAELPADLAHRDILQSIYHDKKVKGDQLVFILPQQIGRVGIYRDIDEKSVMRALKE, encoded by the coding sequence GTGAGAAAAATTAACCTGGCTTTGGGGGAACGCAGTTATCCTATTTATCTTGAGGACGGGGGACTTAACCGCCTGGGTTATTACCTGCAGCAGCTGCCCCTGGAGAAAAAGGCACTCCTCATCACAGACAGCAATGTGTATCCTTTGTACGGCGAAAAGGTTGCGGCAGTTATGAGGCAGGCCGGGTTTCAAGTGGCAGTGGCCCGGGTGCCGGCCGGCGAACAGGCCAAAACCCTGGAGCAGGCTGCCCGGTTGTATGACCTGGCCTTTGACGCCGGGCTGGACCGCAGCTGCCCGGTGGTCGCCCTGGGCGGCGGTGTGGTGGGAGATTTGGCGGGCTTTGTGGCTGCCACCTACATGCGGGGGGTTCCGTTTATCCAGGTGCCCACCACGCTGCTGGCCCAGGTGGACAGCAGCGTAGGCGGCAAGGTGGCCGTCAATCATCCCCGGGGGAAAAATATTATCGGCGCTTTTTACCAACCCAGGCTGGTGCTGATTGATGTGGCTACCCTGCAGACCTTGCCTGCCCGGCAACTAAAGGCCGGCCTGGCGGAAGTCATCAAGTACGGCGTAATCTGGGACGGGGAATTTTTCCAATGGCTGGAAAATAACGGCGTCCGCCTGCTGGCCCAGGACCGGGATGCCCTGCAGTATGTCATAGAGACTTGCTGCCGCATTAAAGCAGCGGTGGTGGAACAGGATGAAACTGAACAGGGGCGCCGGGCCATTTTAAACTATGGCCACACCGTCGGGCATGCGGTGGAAGCCTTAACCGGCTACGATGCATTTTTACATGGTGAAGCGGTGGCCATTGGCATGGTAATTGCTGCCAGAATGGCGGTTCAACAGGGGTTATTAGGCTACCGGGAATATCACCGGATTAAGCAACTTATTGCCTTGGCGGAACTGCCTGCTGAACTGCCGGCAGACTTAGCGCACCGGGACATTTTACAAAGTATCTACCACGACAAAAAAGTAAAAGGTGATCAACTGGTCTTCATTCTGCCGCAACAAATCGGTCGGGTGGGCATCTACAGGGATATTGACGAAAAAAGTGTGATGCGGGCTTTGAAGGAGTAA
- a CDS encoding GspE/PulE family protein: protein MLNQSPPKMIGDILAEQGIITRSQLEEALQKQQRSQEPLGRVLVGLGYVTEHQLVEALAAQYQFVERDIRQTVDLPNHNLIRESSGEEASVIGLVQHILQKAVRLGASDIHFEPQETGFRVRLRMDGILRPLLNLPVNMQAAVVSRIKIMSDLDIAEKRLPQDGRLPLSTGSQKYDLRVSTMPTAYGEKVVIRLLDTGAVRQYRLEQLDFSPHNLARLKHCLRAAYGMILITGPTGSGKTTTLYTVLNELNNEQRNLSTIEDPIEYRLEGVNQTQVNTKAGMSFAVGLRALLRQDPDIIMVGEIRDKETAEIAVKAAGTGHLVLSTLHTNDAVGAVDRFIHMGIEPFQVASSVLGVVAQRLVRRLCPYCKQPYRVVADSLEGYFAGVLPGQEAVYYRPVGCRRCYHSGYRGRLAIHEILLLSRRLRTLLLNRATADELLAAAGQEGMQTLQTDGLTKAKQGLTSLPEVMRATYFQAESFFDTTVLQKM from the coding sequence TTGTTAAACCAATCGCCCCCCAAAATGATAGGAGATATTTTAGCGGAGCAGGGTATAATTACCCGCAGCCAATTAGAGGAAGCGTTGCAAAAACAGCAACGGTCTCAGGAGCCCCTGGGGCGGGTACTGGTGGGGCTGGGCTATGTTACGGAACACCAGCTGGTGGAAGCCCTGGCGGCCCAGTATCAGTTTGTTGAAAGGGACATCCGTCAGACCGTAGACCTGCCAAATCATAATCTAATCCGGGAAAGTTCCGGGGAAGAAGCGTCGGTTATAGGTCTGGTGCAACATATTTTGCAAAAGGCCGTGCGGTTAGGAGCCAGCGACATTCATTTTGAACCCCAGGAAACCGGCTTCAGGGTAAGACTGCGAATGGACGGAATATTGCGGCCCCTGCTTAACCTGCCTGTAAATATGCAGGCGGCGGTTGTTTCCAGAATTAAAATAATGTCTGATCTTGATATTGCAGAAAAAAGGCTGCCCCAGGACGGACGCCTGCCGTTAAGTACCGGCAGCCAAAAGTACGACCTGCGCGTGTCCACCATGCCTACCGCCTACGGTGAGAAGGTGGTGATCCGTCTGCTGGATACAGGGGCAGTAAGGCAATACCGGCTTGAGCAGCTTGATTTTTCCCCGCACAACCTGGCGCGTTTAAAACATTGCCTGCGTGCCGCATACGGGATGATATTAATTACCGGGCCCACAGGCAGTGGCAAAACCACTACTTTATATACCGTATTGAACGAATTAAACAACGAACAAAGAAACCTGAGCACCATTGAAGACCCTATTGAATACCGCCTGGAGGGAGTTAACCAAACCCAGGTTAATACGAAAGCAGGCATGTCCTTTGCCGTTGGTTTGCGGGCCCTGTTGCGCCAGGATCCGGACATTATCATGGTCGGTGAGATTCGCGACAAAGAAACTGCCGAAATTGCCGTTAAAGCTGCCGGTACAGGGCACTTGGTATTGTCAACTTTACATACCAACGATGCCGTCGGAGCGGTGGACAGATTTATCCATATGGGAATAGAACCGTTTCAGGTGGCCTCCTCGGTGCTGGGGGTAGTGGCCCAGCGGCTGGTGCGCAGGCTTTGCCCGTACTGTAAACAACCATACCGGGTGGTTGCTGATTCTCTGGAAGGCTATTTTGCCGGCGTGTTGCCGGGTCAGGAAGCGGTGTATTACAGGCCGGTGGGCTGTCGCCGGTGCTACCATAGCGGTTACCGGGGGCGGTTGGCCATCCATGAAATTTTGCTGCTGTCCCGGCGGCTCAGAACCCTGCTGTTAAACCGTGCCACTGCCGACGAGTTGCTGGCGGCAGCGGGGCAAGAGGGTATGCAAACCCTGCAGACGGATGGCTTGACCAAGGCTAAACAGGGATTAACCAGCCTGCCGGAGGTAATGCGAGCCACCTATTTCCAGGCAGAAAGTTTTTTTGACACAACCGTATTACAAAAAATGTAA
- a CDS encoding type II secretion system F family protein produces MPILFKYKAKKITGRTVRGRITAAGKYEAIQILRQQRLFITEINAITPHQPFLSGFVAPKVSLKELALFCRQFATLTAAGIPVIQGLSILLAQAENKRLQHALAGVIDNLQAGQSLSQSLACQPRLFPPVVIHMTEAGEISGSLDDALTRLADYLEKYHDLSEKYKSALAYPAFILLLALAVVGLMVVFVLPAFTRVLQDLQAPVPAATAFVMKTGELLRHRWYVGLSAGLFAVVLGKIFVSGPGGQQLKEKLILKVPVYGSLVKKINLLRLCRTLAVLLSSGIPLLRCLHVLQNSAPNSAFNRAVRLAADGLQEGQGLAFSLQQSGLWPPLAVRMIQVGEETGELPLMLDKVAGFYEKEIYQTLNRLTALTEPILICLVGGLVSLLMLSVLLPVFSIMDALP; encoded by the coding sequence ATGCCCATATTATTTAAATATAAAGCCAAAAAAATAACAGGCCGAACTGTCCGCGGCAGGATCACGGCCGCCGGCAAATATGAGGCCATTCAAATACTCCGGCAGCAAAGGTTGTTTATTACTGAAATTAATGCCATAACCCCGCATCAGCCTTTTTTAAGCGGTTTTGTTGCGCCCAAAGTCAGCCTGAAGGAGCTGGCCCTGTTCTGCCGGCAATTTGCCACCTTAACTGCTGCCGGCATACCGGTTATCCAGGGTTTAAGCATCTTGCTGGCACAAGCCGAGAACAAAAGGCTGCAACATGCTTTGGCCGGTGTAATTGACAACTTGCAGGCCGGTCAATCCTTAAGCCAATCCCTGGCCTGTCAGCCTCGTCTCTTTCCGCCGGTGGTTATTCATATGACAGAGGCCGGGGAAATCAGCGGTTCCCTTGACGATGCGCTGACCCGTTTAGCGGATTACCTCGAAAAATATCATGACCTGTCGGAAAAGTATAAATCAGCCCTGGCCTATCCTGCTTTTATTTTGTTGCTGGCCCTGGCAGTGGTTGGCCTGATGGTGGTGTTCGTGTTGCCGGCCTTTACCCGGGTTCTTCAAGATTTGCAGGCGCCGGTACCGGCTGCTACGGCTTTTGTTATGAAAACAGGCGAACTGTTACGACACCGCTGGTATGTTGGGCTGTCCGCCGGCTTATTTGCGGTGGTGCTGGGGAAAATTTTTGTATCCGGGCCCGGCGGGCAACAGCTAAAGGAAAAGTTAATACTTAAAGTGCCTGTCTACGGATCGCTGGTCAAGAAAATAAATTTGTTGCGCCTTTGCCGGACCCTGGCGGTTTTATTAAGCAGCGGCATCCCTCTTTTGCGCTGTCTGCATGTGTTGCAAAACAGTGCGCCAAATTCAGCCTTTAACCGTGCTGTCCGGTTGGCTGCCGACGGTCTCCAAGAAGGACAAGGGCTGGCTTTTTCACTTCAGCAAAGCGGCTTATGGCCGCCTTTGGCAGTCAGGATGATTCAGGTGGGAGAAGAAACCGGCGAACTTCCTTTAATGCTGGATAAAGTGGCCGGTTTTTATGAAAAAGAAATATATCAAACCCTCAACCGTCTGACTGCTCTGACGGAACCCATTTTAATATGCCTGGTGGGCGGGCTGGTAAGTTTGCTGATGCTGTCCGTTTTGCTGCCTGTTTTCAGCATTATGGATGCTTTGCCATAA
- a CDS encoding type II secretion system protein GspG gives MNASWHKQGFTLVEILVVITMLGILSAVLVPQFTKQLDKPKRSRAVLEIKSMKNALDMYYAENNCYPAGKHEINSLMQNEGVLGGKYGQPSAGDPWNRPYYIKIDGAAYTIWSEGPNPDSRADNIFTDQTVNDVITGTGPYEPNEATTHSRDNS, from the coding sequence ATGAATGCATCCTGGCATAAACAAGGCTTTACCCTGGTGGAAATTTTGGTTGTGATAACCATGCTGGGTATCTTATCGGCCGTTCTGGTGCCCCAATTTACCAAACAATTGGACAAGCCCAAACGAAGCAGGGCGGTTTTGGAAATAAAAAGCATGAAGAATGCCCTGGACATGTATTATGCCGAGAACAATTGTTACCCTGCCGGCAAACATGAGATTAACTCTTTGATGCAAAACGAAGGGGTTCTCGGGGGAAAGTACGGTCAACCTTCAGCCGGTGACCCCTGGAACAGGCCCTATTATATAAAAATTGACGGTGCCGCTTATACCATCTGGTCGGAAGGGCCGAACCCGGACAGCCGGGCCGATAATATTTTTACGGACCAAACCGTTAACGATGTTATTACAGGAACCGGTCCCTATGAGCCAAATGAAGCCACCACCCACTCCCGAGACAATTCATAA
- a CDS encoding type II secretion system protein: MSQMKPPPTPETIHNTVCHPGANGANRAFTLVEMLVSLFCIILLLTAAMPLLTGSLARYQTVTTLHKLVADLQYVQQLAIKTEDTTACYEIFFYPTGQQYVIRHGAKLLRTEKFPYYVCLVSTNFGQSGETQILTFNIQGNPVQAGTITVMNRRSGKIYLVRVAVLSGRVRIEAL, translated from the coding sequence ATGAGCCAAATGAAGCCACCACCCACTCCCGAGACAATTCATAATACTGTCTGTCACCCTGGGGCAAACGGGGCTAACCGGGCTTTTACCCTGGTGGAAATGCTGGTATCACTGTTTTGCATCATTTTACTGTTAACTGCTGCCATGCCTCTGTTGACCGGTTCCCTGGCTCGTTATCAAACAGTTACCACCCTCCACAAACTGGTGGCTGACCTTCAATATGTGCAACAGCTGGCCATTAAGACGGAAGATACCACCGCTTGCTATGAAATATTCTTTTACCCTACCGGACAACAATATGTTATCAGACATGGAGCCAAATTACTGCGTACAGAAAAATTCCCTTATTACGTTTGTCTGGTCAGCACTAATTTCGGCCAATCCGGAGAAACCCAAATCCTAACCTTCAATATCCAGGGTAATCCTGTGCAGGCCGGCACCATTACGGTAATGAACCGCCGCTCGGGTAAAATCTATCTGGTCAGGGTGGCGGTACTCAGCGGCAGAGTAAGGATAGAAGCACTATAG
- a CDS encoding type IV pilus modification PilV family protein, with protein MKAVNLNRRGFTLTELLVCLLIITVVILPVVTLLAHNKRQQIAVERRLLAKHLAQAKLEEIKAMYWRDFNAGYLNNPVISPQPLTFGPPYIDGKYLTENDDRPHNDFTYRLQVWPDRSSLWATVQVTIYYQEAGQEKCLSLYMAKARR; from the coding sequence ATGAAAGCAGTTAACCTGAACCGGCGAGGATTTACTTTAACGGAACTGTTGGTTTGCCTGCTTATTATAACTGTGGTTATACTGCCGGTAGTGACCCTGCTGGCCCATAACAAGCGGCAGCAAATTGCGGTTGAGCGCCGGCTGCTGGCAAAACACCTGGCCCAAGCAAAACTTGAAGAAATCAAAGCCATGTATTGGCGTGATTTTAACGCCGGTTATTTGAACAACCCGGTCATATCGCCGCAACCTCTCACATTTGGCCCACCCTATATCGACGGTAAATATTTAACAGAAAATGATGACCGGCCCCACAATGATTTTACTTATCGCCTTCAGGTCTGGCCGGATCGGAGCAGCCTTTGGGCAACAGTACAGGTAACTATCTATTATCAGGAAGCGGGGCAAGAAAAATGCCTCAGTTTGTACATGGCAAAAGCAAGACGGTAA
- a CDS encoding PilW family protein encodes MPQFVHGKSKTVSPGKPLQEQGFTLVEVLVATVILTLVVNAAAALLMTGLTSYLRYSEESDVRSQLRIGMNRLERELREARWLTTTTDTHVLKFRMPKPMTDSNPAMPTLYARDKIIAYYVKDGDLLRKIYDIPSGFDGQVPNRGEPLYHPNEGVNTVARNIQSLKLTYLPAETPDNSYKTMVIITLEGKGRLTRPPLLTSAVQLRSPKDW; translated from the coding sequence ATGCCTCAGTTTGTACATGGCAAAAGCAAGACGGTAAGTCCCGGCAAGCCGCTGCAAGAGCAGGGGTTTACCCTGGTGGAAGTGCTGGTGGCTACGGTAATCCTGACCCTGGTGGTTAATGCCGCGGCGGCCTTGTTGATGACGGGGCTTACTTCCTATTTAAGGTACAGTGAAGAAAGCGATGTGCGCAGTCAACTGAGGATTGGCATGAACCGGCTGGAACGGGAACTGCGGGAAGCCCGCTGGTTAACTACCACTACCGACACCCATGTACTGAAGTTCAGAATGCCCAAGCCCATGACAGACAGCAACCCGGCCATGCCAACCCTGTATGCCCGGGATAAAATTATTGCTTATTATGTCAAGGACGGCGACCTGCTGCGAAAAATATACGACATTCCCAGCGGTTTTGACGGCCAGGTGCCCAACCGGGGGGAACCGCTTTACCACCCTAACGAAGGGGTGAATACCGTCGCCAGAAATATACAATCACTGAAACTTACCTACCTGCCGGCGGAAACGCCGGACAATTCCTATAAAACCATGGTGATTATCACGCTGGAAGGCAAAGGCCGGCTGACCCGACCACCGCTGCTCACATCGGCGGTACAGCTCAGGTCACCAAAGGACTGGTGA